The window ATTACCCCTTCAGCTTCAAAGAACTGCCTGTGGGTTCTCAATTGGAAGAAGAGGTAAGCCCCATAGGCCACAAGCATTAAAATGCCGCTGGTTCTCGACAGCCAAACGACCGAGTTTTGGTCCATATCATCAAGTAGTTGTGGTTCTACAGAGTTCCCAAAAATCAGCGGAAGCACATGGCAAAGCAGTCCCAGCAACAAAAGAAGTGAGTTTACATCAGCCTGCTTCTGcgtttatccaaaattaaaattaattacaaCTAAAACTAGAGAAGAATCTGATACTATGGACTAATTATGGGGATAACAGGCAAGAAAACCCACTTAATTTTTTTCCCTCCCTATATTATCTATTCCATACTATTATTGTAAGGGATTACGGGTGCAACAATTTTCATGGTACCTGCAGGTGTAGCCTAGTAATTATCTAGTTTTCTTCGGCAACAGTTGTTATATCTCATCTTATACGTACCCTGTCAAATGTTTGTTCCATCTTAAGATTGGCCAAGCCTCCAAGGAAAAGAGAGGACCCCAGTACGAGAAGAAGGTTTGAAAGGACGGAACCCAGAAGAGAGTATTTCAAAACAAGTATCTTCCTTTCGCGAAGAGCAAACAAGGCAAGTATAAGCTCTGTTGCGTTGCCACATGTTGCGTTCAGCAGGCCTCCCACTGCATGCATGCAAACATTTACGTACACATGTCAAATTAAGGCCTGCAATGATCTCATCTATTtttttgagaagaaaaatgaataaacgTACGAGGTAATATAATTGcgaaaaaatatattattatttgcaCTCCCATTTTTATCAATCACAACGTACTCTTACTAttactttaattatataatttttgtTCATTAGTCTCtgtgataaaaataaatagtgaATTGCCACTACTATATATTATCTTTGTGATAAATCGGCAGTGGATATCGTAACATATATACCTGTTGGACCGGTAAAGTATGCTATTTGCCTTTGGAATTGATTATGTCATTGGTTTAGCCAGccgaaaacaaaaggaaataaTTGTCAGCTCAAGTCGAAAAAAAGGCCAGCAGTTTAGTACCAAATGACGTAGTGCACCGAAGGAAACCGAACTTACTCAGTTAGGAAGCTCATACGTTCCGCAAGTGGGGCGAGGCCTAGCAGGCTCAACGCAAATATCCACTGCTGCTAATTATTTGTCAAGAAAGGCAATTAAACAAATTAATGCCCAAAAGGACATCGAGAAGCATTAACATTTTACTCGCACAATGTGAGGGGGAATAATTCAATAAAAAAGGACTGGAAAAGAATAAGGATAAATCGCGCGACAAGAAACGATAAATCGTGATTGTTACCGTGTTCAATGGCTATGTTCTATGGTTTAAAAGATCTGTTCTTGGTGTGCCATTGCAATTTTTCTTGCTATACCGTTTTTAAAACAGATTTCATGCATGAATATATCTATCTGTACAtaaattgaaattgaaagaCACTGGaagggggggtgggggggggggaatgGCATAAAAATGGGGAGATGACCAGAATAATTACACATGTCCCAACTTACTCTTGTCATGAAACCATAACACTGACCGAGAATGGCCAAAGGGATGGCTGGAATGAGGACACAGAGTTTGGTTCCAAGAAAAACCAATCGCAGATTATTCAAGAATTGTTTAAACATCCCTACGGGAGGCCTTTCTTGATTCGGTCTTCTCCGCAGAAAAGAAGATGATAAAATGCTGCTGGATGGCGTCTGGCTGCTGCTGCTAGTCTCTTTCTGTATACAGTCTCCACTCTCCAAATCCCAGTTCTGTTCCTGCATTGAAGCCATCGTTTCTTAAATAGATTTAACTCCTAGCTTGTTTTACGTTTTGTACCAGAGCAGTGCTAGTACTGGCATCATCACTCGATCGGTTTCGGTAGGCAAAAGAAGCCAAGTATCGTTTGCCTCTGGTTACGAGTATTCGGTTACTTTTATTAATGTTTATGAGAAAGGACAAGATTAGGAGGCTGATGGAGGAAGTTTCCTGGAACCTCCCCGCAATATTggtttctttctatcttttgCATGGTTTCCACGTAGTCGAATGGGATTTACGTTGCGTAAACCTATAATAGCACAGTTTTTCTCGCACGGATCAATGGGCTGAGATGTTGAGGCAGTAATTAGTCTAGTTTAGACTACTGCTGCTCAAAGGTTAGTCGGAAATCAGCGCCGTTGTTTATCTTGTGGAGAAAAACTAATTAGTCGAGTATTGGACAATTGCTTGAAGAATATCCCACCCACACTACAAATTACTACAAGAATAGCAGAAGGATCATATAATATAATGACTGCGACTCTTCAGGGTTTCTCGCGCAATGCGATGTTGCCACTTTGATGCGTATATTGCTGCCGGTAAACTGGTCTAATCAGTGGTTAGAATTGTCACCAGAAGCCAACAGTTTCCTTTTATTCCTGTCTGTTTTCGTTCTCGATCCTTCCCTCTGATCCAAGTCCAACCATTTCTGTCTTTGAAACTCTACTTAGCTACTACAGTATGGATCTTGCATTGTGCAGATATCAATGTGAATTGCCACAAAAGTTAAGTTGCTAATCAAACATATAGCGAAATTTGGCAATTCAAAGTTTTGAATTATCGCTTGCGCAGGCCAAAACTTGAGCAGCCAACTGTTTGtcaaaattaaaagtaaaaacATTAAAAGTCATGATCTTACAGAAGGGAATTGACTTCAGTGCATCTAATAAATACTCTcagaaattttctatttataGCTCCAACTTCTATTTTCGACACTTCCTCTTGTAAAACTTGTCAGAATGACCCAAACTACTCCAAATCCGTCACATATTGAAGTATTAGTCCTGTAAATCAGGATTAGTTCAAAGGTATCCACTTGGAATCATGCTGGGCAGAAATAAGCATTGCAATGTGTATGCAAGCTCCTCTCGATCACTGCAGACCACCAGCATTAATTGCTTCCATTTCAAGGGAAGCAGCTGATGCCTGTTAACCTGGATGCCGCTAGAGACCTGTAACTAAATCTGCCATGTGCTAAATGATTCAGTAGATATGTGAGTTTCATTGGATGACTTATCTAATTTTTGGATAccgtaaaaaaaattttgtggtaTATACCGTACTTAAAGGCGTCAAAATTTGGACAGGTTAAAATGAATAACGGGTTTAAGTGAATCAACTCATTTGTAcctatttaattagatgggtataaatggataaataaaaaaaatgagttgggtaacccaattacccatttattttaactttttgtaaattcatttaaatttatgtttgcaaactaaattatcaatttatactaCCCTTTGCacccattattagttttaaatatttacttataatgctcaataaatctaattaccaattttttcccCTCCATGCTCTATGTCAGAAAATTACATGCTATTTACtaattgaacaataagaatataaaattttgaactaagtactatgaaagttaatataaaattttaatcCAAAAACTTTGAACCCCTTGCATTTTTTcgtgtgtaaatttaaaattttattttggaaaGGTAGGAAAGGAGGCTAAAACTTGCCATGAATTGGTAATGAAGAAAAAtaagcaagttaacaaactacaagaaaataaaatgataaaataaaaccaacaaataataatgctaataataataataatgaagcAGAAATAGTTAACATTATGACAAAATGAagaatctgcaaaaaaaaatgtatctgCGTGAAAAATGCATCAAATGTTTGTTAAggctaaaaaataaaacattccaCTGTATACAAGGTTTCAACAATATTAATGCATGAAAGTTTCCAACAATGAGTTCAATAATTAGACGCAGGCCTCAAATTTCTTCTAAATGAGTTGGGGAAAAGATAAGACTTGGGAAAGATAATTCTAAATATTGGGTTAATTAGATTTGGTAAATTATCCGATAATAAGCCACCCAATAATACTCATTTATTAAATGAGTATTATTggataacccatttatacccatccaTATGTAGAAACTTAAGATATACATGTTCATCTATTCATAGACggatataaataaatttagttaaatagATTTGTTTGCCACTTATAACCGTACTAGATTAGTATATTTCAGATATACAAGTAAATAACACGTTCTTTCGTTATTTAATATCCGATTAACGGCTGATATAGGTCATGAGAGTAATGCATCACCGACATGTAAGGTGACAGAAAATGTAACACCTAAAGCATAAAAAGGGGTATCCAAAGCAACAATACTAGCGAGCAAGTTTCACTAGCTTAGCTATAAATCTGCAATTAGGCAATTACTTCTTTCTcgactcttttcttttccctgatTAAACCAAATAATACTCCTGAGAGTGGAAAGATCAAACAAATAACTCAATCAAAGCCCGTAATCATGGACATAATGAAAGTAAACCAACCATCAAAATAAAGACATGCAGAGCAGAACTAGCAGCAGTAGTATTTCTTCGTGCTTTAAATTCTTGAGAAGCTTCCTAGAATTTTCAAGTCCACAGTCGGGACAACAAGTACCATAAACGTCACTTTGAACGCTGGTCAGATTTGCCAAGGCTACGCGAAATTTCCTTCCCGAGTTCTCCTCCCACACACGCGAGCCAGTGGCCAAATTTTTTGCTCGTGAAATCCGTTACCCACACCCCCATTCCCCGGTACCGCTTTCTTGGAATAGAACTTAGCCAATTGACAAGCTTGTGTATCTTATCTTATCTTAAACTACATAAAGCCCGGAAGCCCCATCTACAGTGAATTGTCCGGGTTTCCATGCAATTGGGGTGCTGATTTTGGACCTTTGTGTCTTTTCATCGATTCTGCCGGTCATTGTTCGCCGCGCTGCTGCTCTGATTTTCTTGAATTACGCTCTTTTTATTCCGATTATGCCCTTGTCTCTCGGTTCCATTGCAATTGTCTTGCTGATTTTGGCCTTTTCTGTCTTTTCCCTGTCTCTGCACTTGATTGCTTTCCTTTGCTCCTGTCTTTATTTCGGATTTTAGCCTGGATCCTGCATATATTAGTTGCGTTCCTTTTTCCATGTACCGCTTTTGTCCAAATCCCTTTTCTACGAAATTTATATAGCCCCGCAAATTTTGCCTTTCTCTATGAAATAAATATGTTCACAAGAATTTGCTCCCTTAACAAATATTTACATTCCCAACAAAATCAATATATCCAGAAAAAACCCTTAAATATATC is drawn from Coffea arabica cultivar ET-39 chromosome 1c, Coffea Arabica ET-39 HiFi, whole genome shotgun sequence and contains these coding sequences:
- the LOC113730545 gene encoding vacuolar cation/proton exchanger 3 isoform X5, producing the protein MASMQEQNWDLESGDCIQKETSSSSQTPSSSILSSSFLRRRPNQERPPVGMFKQFLNNLRLVFLGTKLCVLIPAIPLAILGQCYGFMTRWIFALSLLGLAPLAERMSFLTEQIAYFTGPTVGGLLNATCGNATELILALFALRERKILVLKYSLLGSVLSNLLLVLGSSLFLGGLANLKMEQTFDRKQADVNSLLLLLGLLCHVLPLIFGNSVEPQLLDDMDQNSVVWLSRTSGILMLVAYGAYLFFQLRTHRQFFEAEGEDEDELSENEAVIGFWSAFIWLVAMTIIVAILSEYVVGTIEAASDSWKISVSFISLILLPIVGNAAEHAGSVIFALKNKLDITLGVALGSATQISMFVVPVSVIVAWTMGIPMDLDFGLLETSCLGFSIILTAFTLQDGNSHYIKGVVLCLSYAVIAACFFFHKMPASESLYQR
- the LOC113730545 gene encoding vacuolar cation/proton exchanger 3 isoform X3; amino-acid sequence: MASMQEQNWDLESGDCIQKETSSSSQTPSSSILSSSFLRRRPNQERPPVGMFKQFLNNLRLVFLGTKLCVLIPAIPLAILGQCYGFMTRQWIFALSLLGLAPLAERMSFLTEQIAYFTGPTVGGLLNATCGNATELILALFALRERKILVLKYSLLGSVLSNLLLVLGSSLFLGGLANLKMEQTFDRKQADVNSLLLLLGLLCHVLPLIFGNSVEPQLLDDMDQNSVVWLSRTSGILMLVAYGAYLFFQLRTHRQFFEAEGEDEDELSENEAVIGFWSAFIWLVAMTIIVAILSEYVVGTIEAASDSWKISVSFISLILLPIVGNAAEHAGSVIFALKNKLDITLGVALGSATQISMFVSWHNSALQVPVSVIVAWTMGIPMDLDFGLLETSCLGFSIILTAFTLQDGNSHYIKGVVLCLSYAVIAACFFFHKMPASESLYQR
- the LOC113730545 gene encoding vacuolar cation/proton exchanger 3 isoform X4; this encodes MASMQEQNWDLESGDCIQKETSSSSQTPSSSILSSSFLRRRPNQERPPVGMFKQFLNNLRLVFLGTKLCVLIPAIPLAILGQCYGFMTRQQWIFALSLLGLAPLAERMSFLTEQIAYFTGPTVGGLLNATCGNATELILALFALRERKILVLKYSLLGSVLSNLLLVLGSSLFLGGLANLKMEQTFDRKQADVNSLLLLLGLLCHVLPLIFGNSVEPQLLDDMDQNSVVWLSRTSGILMLVAYGAYLFFQLRTHRQFFEAEGEDEDELSENEAVIGFWSAFIWLVAMTIIVAILSEYVVGTIEAASDSWKISVSFISLILLPIVGNAAEHAGSVIFALKNKLDITLGVALGSATQISMFVVPVSVIVAWTMGIPMDLDFGLLETSCLGFSIILTAFTLQDGNSHYIKGVVLCLSYAVIAACFFFHKMPASESLYQR
- the LOC113730545 gene encoding vacuolar cation/proton exchanger 3 isoform X1, giving the protein MASMQEQNWDLESGDCIQKETSSSSQTPSSSILSSSFLRRRPNQERPPVGMFKQFLNNLRLVFLGTKLCVLIPAIPLAILGQCYGFMTRQQWIFALSLLGLAPLAERMSFLTEQIAYFTGPTVGGLLNATCGNATELILALFALRERKILVLKYSLLGSVLSNLLLVLGSSLFLGGLANLKMEQTFDRKQADVNSLLLLLGLLCHVLPLIFGNSVEPQLLDDMDQNSVVWLSRTSGILMLVAYGAYLFFQLRTHRQFFEAEGEDEDELSENEAVIGFWSAFIWLVAMTIIVAILSEYVVGTIEAASDSWKISVSFISLILLPIVGNAAEHAGSVIFALKNKLDITLGVALGSATQISMFVSWHNSALQVPVSVIVAWTMGIPMDLDFGLLETSCLGFSIILTAFTLQDGNSHYIKGVVLCLSYAVIAACFFFHKMPANPTKAGM
- the LOC113730545 gene encoding vacuolar cation/proton exchanger 3 isoform X2, which encodes MASMQEQNWDLESGDCIQKETSSSSQTPSSSILSSSFLRRRPNQERPPVGMFKQFLNNLRLVFLGTKLCVLIPAIPLAILGQCYGFMTRQQWIFALSLLGLAPLAERMSFLTEQIAYFTGPTVGGLLNATCGNATELILALFALRERKILVLKYSLLGSVLSNLLLVLGSSLFLGGLANLKMEQTFDRKQADVNSLLLLLGLLCHVLPLIFGNSVEPQLLDDMDQNSVVWLSRTSGILMLVAYGAYLFFQLRTHRQFFEAEGEDEDELSENEAVIGFWSAFIWLVAMTIIVAILSEYVVGTIEAASDSWKISVSFISLILLPIVGNAAEHAGSVIFALKNKLDITLGVALGSATQISMFVSWHNSALQVPVSVIVAWTMGIPMDLDFGLLETSCLGFSIILTAFTLQDGNSHYIKGVVLCLSYAVIAACFFFHKMPASESLYQR